The Denticeps clupeoides chromosome 5, fDenClu1.1, whole genome shotgun sequence genome includes a region encoding these proteins:
- the cdkl5 gene encoding cyclin-dependent kinase-like 5 isoform X3 has protein sequence MKIPATGYVMNKFEVLGIVGEGAYGVVLKCRHKETKELVAIKKFKDSEENEEVKETTLRELKMLRTLKQENIVELKEAFRRRGKLYLVFEYVEKNMLELLEELPNGVPPEKVRNYIYQLIRAIHWCHKSDIVHRDIKPENLLISSNDILKLCDFGFARNLSEGNDANYTEYVATRWYRSPELLLGAPYGKAVDMWSVGCILGELSDGQPLFPGESEIDQLYTIQKVLGPLPPEQMKLFYNNSRFHGLRFPSVNHPQTLERRYLGIVNGLLLDVLKNLLQLNPSERFLTEQCLNHHAFQALRLLERPAPPSPIPPRSSKRKPYHGDNTIPTRSHGSKSSRDRRSNSKECSSLPRNEDLHRSRESFLNGNAPAPNSLSPTLHPKSYQVQTLNRSASCSKDLTNNNLPHLLSPKDAKGKTEFDFNVPPPPTTKPPEGPPGGKYLKSNPRSQQNRHSFIEGKNNTLQSGEKRSRHGYATDSSHGSMPSSTKSATSFLNLAKGHSHGVGGSVGGTPGLSDAKSVGNLSGAGLLLDDQAASRYFPASCLDLNAAPGSPSARHVDRSGHSPASRTNPRMEGGTLDSRRSSTRHKTPEEAKLPDTLDPGGGGGTGGSAGGGTGGGHAHSLSAPHETFPYGPGYTSPFSSQQRPHRHSMYVQRDRHRPHGQEVGLAVGQAGVPTRASSLQLLSPQLQHRTLTHHSVGSSREDCTDDITRVGMYHDPHLEDATSKENRIIYSDSMPRRVGSFYRVPSPRPDSYHDTTAQGRGPAVPSDSSAMSNHAKRQTTFDPWNNTETMAMSPPEPSKQKEKQGFFRAIKKKKKKSQATEAEDGRNPSIKKSLFPLFNSKNSIKHSSSVKLVSTPMVPVDGQELVMQRGAVKSSSHQSSRHRNRDRDRDRERERSRDRNRDRDREREREREREREREDWPPEKLAEPLTQNQPLKSLRKLLHLSSPSSSQVPPASEPRFQPLPNPPSKGNFPEARAHSGSSASGGAPQPKNRKPAYPLPGQVESNWHVSALTRAEGAPYPDQMANKGGQNGPNFTRPTRSRMPNLNDLKETAL, from the exons GAGACTAAAGAGCTTGTGGCTATAAAGAAGTTCAAGGACAGTGAAG AGAATGAAGAAGTTAAGGAGACGACGCTGCGAGAGCTTAAAATGCTCCGCACCCTTAAGCAGGAGAACATCGTGGAGCTGAAGGAGGCTTTCCGTCGGAGAGGGAAACTCTACCTGGTGTTTGAGTATGTGGAGAAG AACATGCTGGAGCTCCTGGAGGAATTGCCTAATGGCGTGCCTCCGGAGAAAGTCCGAAACTACATCTATCAGCTCATCAGAGCGATCCACTGGTGCCATAAGAGTGACATTGTGCACAGAG ACATCAAGCCTGAGAATCTTCTCATCAGCTCGAACGACATTCTCAAGCTCTGCGATTTTG GCTTTGCACGTAACCTTTCAGAGGGGAACGATGCCAACTACACAGAGTATGTGGCCACCAGATGGTACAGATCTCCTGAGCTTCTGCTGGG CGCCCCCTACGGGAAAGCAGTGGACATGTGGTCCGTGGGCTGCATTCTCGGAGAGCTGAGCGACGGGCAGCCGCTGTTCCCGGGCGAGAGCGAAATCGACCAGCTCTACACTATCCAGAAAGTGCTGGGTCCACTGCCGCCCGAACAGATGAAGCTCTTCTATAATAACTCTCGCTTCCACGGGCTGCGG tttcCTTCGGTGAATCATCCCCAGACACTGGAGCGGCGCTATCTGGGCATCGTTAATGGCCTGTTGTTGGACGTATTGAAG AACCTTTTGCAGCTGAACCCTTCCGAGCGCTTCCTGACGGAGCAGTGTCTCAACCACCATGCCTTCCAGGCCCTTAGGCTGCTGGAGCGTCCAGCACCGCCCTCTCCGATACCACCTCGCTCTTCAAAGAGGAAGCCCTACCACGGGGACAACACCATCCCTACCAG GAGCCACGGCAGTAAGAGTTCAAGGGACAGGCGCTCCAACAGTAAGGAATGCTCCAGCCTGCCCCGTAATGAGGACCTGCACCGCAGCAGAGAGAGCTTCCTAAACGGCAACGCCCCAGCACCAAACAGCCTGAGCCCCACGTTGCACCCGAAGAGCTACCAGGTGCAGACCCTCAACCGCTCTGCCTCTTGCAGCAAAGACCTGACCAACAACAACCTGCCCCATCTGCTCAGTCCCAAAGACGCAAAGGGCAAGACCGAGTTCGACTTCAACGTTCCGCCGCCCCCCACCACCAAGCCTCCGGAAGGGCCTCCGGGTGGAAAATACCTAAAGTCCAACCCTCGTTCACAGCAGAACCGCCACTCATTCATCGAGGGCAAGAACAACACACTGCAGTCGGGCGAGAAGCGGAGCCGACACGGTTATGCCACAGACTCTTCCCATGGCTCAATGCCATCATCCACCAAGAGCGCCACCTCTTTCCTCAATCTGGCCAAAGGTCACAGCCATGGCGTAGGGGGTAGCGTTGGAGGCACACCAGGCCTCAGTGATGCTAAATCTGTGGGCAACCTGAGTGGAGCCGGCCTGCTGTTGGACGACCAGGCTGCCTCACGTTATTTTCCTGCAAGCTGTCTTGACCTCAATGCTGCCCCAGGAAGCCCCTCAGCCCGCCATGTGGATCGATCTGGACACAGTCCCGCCAGTCGCACCAACCCCCGCATGGAGGGTGGCACCCTGGATTCCCGTCGCTCTTCTACCCGCCACAAGACCCCAGAGGAAGCCAAGCTTCCAGACACTCTGGATCCAGGAGGTGGTGGGGGGACTGGAGGATCAGCAGGAGGTGGAACAGgaggaggccacgcccactcactCTCTGCCCCTCATGAGACCTTCCCTTATGGCCCAGGCTACACCAGTCCTTTCTCTTCCCAGCAGCGGCCCCACCGCCACTCCATGTATGTGCAGAGGGATCGTCATCGGCCCCATGGCCAGGAGGTTGGGTTGGCAGTGGGGCAGGCTGGGGTGCCAACACGTGCCAGCAGTCTGCAACTCCTCTCACCGCAGCTGCAGCACCGCACCCTTACTCATCACTCCGTCGGCTCCTCAAGAGAGGATTGCACCGATGACATCACCAGG GTGGGGATGTATCACGACCCTCACCTGGAGGACGCAACCTCCAAAGAGAACCGCATCATCTACAGTGACTCCATGCCCAGAAGAGTCGGCAGCTTCTACAGAG TGCCATCACCACGCCCTGACTCATACCACGACACCACTGCCCAAGGCCGAGGCCCAGCTGTGCCCAGTGACAGCAGTGCCATGAGCAACCATGCCAAGCGCCAGACCACCTTCGACCCCTG GAATAACACTGAGACCATGGCCATGAGCCCTCCGGAACCTTCCaaacagaaagagaaacagGGTTTCTTCAGAgcaataaagaagaagaagaagaagtcgCAAGCG ACCGAGGCCGAGGACGGAAGGAATCCGAGCATCAAGAAAAGCCTTTTCCCTCTATTTAACTCAAAGAATAGCATAAAGCATAGCTCCTCTGTGAAACTAGTCTCCACGCCCATG GTGCCTGTAGACGGACAGGAGTTGGTCATGCAGAGGGGGGCAGTGAAGTCCTCCAGCCATCAGAGCAGCCGCCACAGGAACCGCGATAGAGACCGGGACAGGgagagggaacgtagcagagacCGGAACCGAGATAGGGATCGAGAGAGAGAacgggaaagagagagggagcgagaaagagagGACTGGCCTCCCGAGAAGTTAGCAGAGCCCCTCACTCAG AACCAGCCCCTGAAGTCGCTGCGAAAGCTGCTTCACctgtcctctccctcctccagcCAAGTGCCACCCGCCTCGGAGCCACGCTTCCAGCCTCTGCCCAATCCGCCCTCCAAAGGAAACTTTCCCGAAGCCCGTGCCCATTCTGGCAGCAGCGCCAGTGGTGGCGCCCCCCAGCCCAAGAACCGGAAGCCTGCTTACCCCCTGCCAGGTCAAGTCGAGTCAAACTGGCACGTGTCTGCCCTCACAAGAGCCGAAGGGGCACCGTACCCAGACCAAATGGCCAATAAAGGGGGCCAGAATGGGCCAAACTTCACCCGGCCCACCAGGTCACGGATGCCAAACCTGAATGACCTGAAGGAAACTGCCCTGTAG